In Flavobacteriaceae bacterium, the following proteins share a genomic window:
- a CDS encoding ParA family protein, producing MGKIIAIANQKGGVGKTTTSVNLAASLGVLEKKVLLIDADPQANATSGLGIDVDTIQIGTYQLLEHTCTAEEAIISANTPNVDIIPAHIDLVAIEIELVDKEQREYMLKKAISHLKSSYDYILIDCAPSLGLLTLNALTASDAVIIPIQCEYFALEGLGKLLNTIKSVQKIHNPELDIEGLLLTMYDARLRLSNQVVEEVQKHFNEMVFQTIIQRNVRLGEAPSYGESIINYDVSSKGAANYLSLAKEIITKNGI from the coding sequence ATGGGCAAGATTATTGCTATCGCTAATCAAAAAGGAGGAGTTGGTAAAACCACAACTTCTGTAAACTTAGCAGCTTCACTTGGAGTTTTAGAGAAAAAAGTATTACTTATTGATGCTGACCCTCAAGCTAATGCTACATCTGGCCTAGGTATTGATGTAGATACAATACAGATAGGCACCTATCAGTTATTAGAACATACATGTACAGCAGAAGAAGCTATAATTTCTGCAAATACCCCTAATGTAGATATTATTCCTGCTCATATAGATTTGGTAGCAATAGAAATTGAACTTGTAGATAAAGAGCAGAGAGAATATATGCTTAAAAAAGCTATATCGCATTTAAAATCGTCTTATGATTATATATTAATAGATTGTGCTCCTTCTCTTGGATTACTTACTCTTAATGCATTGACTGCGTCAGATGCAGTTATTATACCAATACAATGTGAATATTTTGCTTTAGAAGGATTAGGTAAACTTTTAAATACTATTAAAAGTGTTCAAAAAATTCATAATCCAGAATTAGATATTGAAGGTTTATTATTAACCATGTACGATGCGCGTTTACGATTATCTAATCAAGTTGTTGAAGAAGTACAAAAGCATTTTAACGAAATGGTATTTCAAACTATTATTCAACGTAATGTCCGATTAGGAGAAGCACCTAGTTATGGTGAGAGCATTATTAATTATGATGTAAGTAGTAAAGGTGCTGCCAATTATTTAAGTTTGGCTAAGGAAATAATCACAAAAAATGGGATTTAG
- a CDS encoding ParB/RepB/Spo0J family partition protein, translating into MAKATKKQALGRGLSALLQDPKNDIKSVQDKNADKVIGSIVELDLNLIEVNPFQPRTSFNEESLRELASSIKELGVIQPITVRKTGFNKYQLVSGERRFRASKLIGLKTVPAYIRIANDQESLEMALVENIQRQDLDPIEIALSYQRLIDEISLTQEQMSERVGKKRSTISNYLRLLKLDPIIQTGMRDGFISMGHGRAIINIDDHIKQLDIYEIILSKKLSVRETESLVRNYQQEKVVTAPKTEETPKYIKKGIKEISEYFGHKIDVKIAKNGSGKITIPFHSEEDFNRIQKLVKSAK; encoded by the coding sequence ATGGCGAAAGCAACAAAAAAACAAGCTTTAGGAAGAGGGTTATCTGCATTATTACAGGATCCTAAAAATGATATTAAATCTGTACAAGATAAAAATGCAGATAAAGTTATAGGCAGTATTGTTGAATTAGATCTTAATCTTATAGAGGTCAACCCATTTCAACCTCGTACATCATTTAATGAAGAGTCACTTCGTGAATTAGCATCTTCTATAAAAGAACTTGGTGTTATACAACCTATTACTGTTAGAAAAACAGGGTTTAATAAATATCAATTAGTTTCTGGAGAACGCCGTTTTAGAGCTTCAAAATTAATTGGTTTAAAAACTGTTCCTGCATATATTCGTATTGCTAATGATCAAGAATCATTAGAAATGGCTTTAGTAGAAAATATTCAACGCCAAGATTTAGACCCTATAGAAATTGCATTGTCTTATCAGCGTTTAATTGATGAAATTAGCTTAACTCAAGAGCAAATGAGTGAGCGTGTTGGCAAAAAACGATCTACAATTTCCAATTACTTACGTTTATTAAAATTAGATCCCATCATACAAACAGGAATGCGAGATGGATTTATTTCGATGGGACATGGTAGAGCAATTATTAATATTGATGATCATATTAAACAATTGGACATATACGAAATTATCTTATCTAAAAAACTCTCTGTTAGAGAGACGGAATCTTTAGTTAGAAATTACCAACAAGAAAAAGTTGTTACAGCTCCTAAAACAGAAGAAACTCCAAAATATATAAAGAAAGGAATTAAAGAAATTTCAGAATACTTTGGTCATAAAATAGACGTTAAAATAGCAAAGAATGGTAGCGGTAAAATAACAATCCCTTTCCATTCTGAAGAAGATTTTAACCGAATTCAAAAACTAGTAAAAAGTGCAAAATAA